The proteins below come from a single Desulfitobacterium metallireducens DSM 15288 genomic window:
- a CDS encoding HD-GYP domain-containing protein has product MQFVLKPVYHRFEVGEFASQDYFDSRGALLLGKAQQVTPSLASFLNCQTVNTLHCECEFSNTIPSDLHASTLLRFPRTVPWLQRVYFETNLLKPELLFEAVHYVDQLVAHLSLHPFISSDLEFLQTSDKVTYKHSVNVALISYIIGKSMNFKGEKLRRLVLGALMHDIGKLEIPNEILNKPGALTEEEYEIMQTHPAKGVARSSDLLLPDSVLSAILQHHERWNGSGYPQGLVGQEILLSAQIMAVADVFDALITDRPYHAAIPPYHALEILLKSSGTEFSPEVLQALLCMIQLYPAGSVVTLNSGEVGIVLRFSYRNLTQPKIQVLSDAFGNPLETERIIDLSEDSSHYIQSFQHRRVG; this is encoded by the coding sequence ATGCAATTTGTACTAAAACCCGTTTATCATCGATTTGAAGTAGGAGAATTTGCCTCTCAAGATTATTTTGATTCCCGAGGCGCTCTTCTTTTAGGTAAAGCGCAGCAAGTCACTCCCTCACTTGCTTCATTTTTAAATTGCCAAACGGTTAATACTTTGCATTGTGAGTGCGAATTTTCCAACACTATTCCGAGTGATCTACACGCTTCCACTCTTCTGCGCTTTCCTCGTACTGTACCCTGGCTGCAGCGGGTATATTTTGAAACAAATCTGCTTAAGCCCGAGTTGCTTTTCGAGGCGGTCCATTATGTTGATCAACTCGTGGCCCACTTATCCCTTCATCCTTTCATCTCTTCTGACTTGGAATTTTTGCAAACCTCAGATAAGGTGACTTATAAACATTCCGTTAATGTCGCTCTTATTTCTTATATTATCGGAAAATCCATGAACTTTAAAGGAGAAAAACTGCGTCGACTCGTCCTCGGTGCTTTAATGCATGATATCGGCAAATTGGAAATTCCTAATGAAATCCTGAACAAACCAGGAGCTCTCACTGAGGAGGAATACGAAATCATGCAAACCCACCCTGCTAAGGGCGTAGCCAGGTCCTCGGATCTCCTCTTACCTGACAGCGTTCTCTCAGCCATCCTGCAACACCATGAGCGATGGAATGGGAGTGGCTATCCGCAAGGCTTAGTGGGGCAGGAGATTTTACTTTCTGCACAAATTATGGCTGTCGCGGATGTCTTCGATGCTCTCATCACGGATCGTCCTTATCATGCTGCTATTCCACCCTACCATGCGCTCGAAATTCTTTTAAAAAGCTCGGGTACTGAATTCTCACCTGAGGTCCTCCAGGCTCTCCTCTGCATGATTCAGCTCTATCCTGCGGGTTCTGTGGTGACTTTAAATAGTGGAGAAGTCGGAATTGTCCTCCGCTTTTCTTACCGCAATCTCACTCAACCTAAGATTCAAGTTCTTTCGGATGCCTTCGGAAATCCTCTCGAAACAGAACGGATTATTGACCTCTCCGAGGATTCTTCCCATTATATCCAATCCTTTCAACATCGCAGAGTTGGATAA
- a CDS encoding (Fe-S)-binding protein, with translation MSIYSSLDSIYEELYKCMKCGNCQEVCPIYKETRKEVASARGKITLIETLFTGEMDLTAGLNERLSLCTTCMACTANCSCGVRFDKIILAARAEGVRKQGLHPVKKIAFNALKMNRLFDFGMKFGSRFQGIAMKRIHGSDKGARLRINIGLGDKVLPNLAKKPLKDQLPEVITVPDPKMRVQMRVGYYIGCVTNYFYTDMGRSVVDVLLENGCEVVVPKDQGCCGTPASVNGDVESAKVMARRNILAFEKAGVDAIISNCSSCGESWKHVYPELFEDDPEMKPLADKWAAKTYDISEFLIHQVPFKREGLGRVERKVTYHDPCHLNRGQGINKEPREILKAIPGVELIEMKKPDRCCGMAGSFMLVHPDLSAKISDQKIADIAQTHTDTVVTGCPACRLQLTSGVENAGLQEDVVHTIQILAESYKAGKK, from the coding sequence GTGAGCATTTACAGTTCACTCGACTCCATTTATGAGGAACTTTATAAATGTATGAAATGCGGGAACTGCCAAGAAGTCTGCCCGATTTATAAAGAAACGCGCAAGGAAGTCGCATCTGCTCGCGGAAAAATTACGTTGATCGAAACGCTCTTTACGGGCGAGATGGATTTAACCGCGGGCTTAAATGAGCGCCTTTCCCTCTGTACGACCTGTATGGCTTGTACCGCAAACTGCTCCTGTGGCGTGCGTTTTGATAAGATTATTCTTGCCGCCCGCGCCGAAGGGGTTCGCAAACAAGGGCTTCATCCAGTCAAAAAGATTGCTTTTAATGCCCTTAAGATGAATCGCCTTTTCGACTTTGGAATGAAATTCGGGAGTCGGTTCCAAGGGATCGCGATGAAACGGATTCATGGAAGTGATAAAGGGGCTCGACTGCGGATTAATATTGGTTTGGGTGACAAAGTTTTACCCAACTTAGCAAAGAAACCGCTTAAAGACCAATTACCCGAAGTGATCACGGTTCCCGATCCTAAAATGCGCGTTCAAATGCGTGTAGGCTATTATATCGGTTGTGTAACGAACTATTTCTACACGGATATGGGTCGATCCGTCGTCGATGTCCTCTTGGAAAATGGCTGTGAAGTTGTCGTTCCGAAGGATCAAGGATGCTGTGGTACTCCTGCTTCGGTTAACGGAGATGTTGAATCTGCCAAAGTAATGGCACGGCGCAATATTTTAGCCTTTGAAAAAGCGGGCGTTGATGCGATTATCTCCAACTGCTCCTCTTGTGGCGAGTCCTGGAAACATGTTTACCCAGAACTTTTTGAAGATGATCCAGAGATGAAACCTCTAGCTGATAAATGGGCAGCTAAGACGTATGATATCTCAGAATTTTTGATTCATCAGGTTCCGTTTAAACGCGAAGGGTTAGGTCGTGTTGAACGTAAAGTAACCTACCATGATCCTTGTCACTTAAACCGGGGTCAAGGAATCAACAAAGAACCGCGTGAGATTCTCAAAGCCATTCCCGGTGTTGAGCTGATTGAGATGAAAAAACCGGATCGCTGTTGTGGTATGGCAGGCTCCTTCATGCTTGTTCACCCCGATCTTTCCGCTAAGATTTCAGATCAAAAGATTGCAGATATTGCACAAACGCATACCGATACAGTTGTCACCGGTTGCCCAGCATGCCGACTTCAATTGACTAGCGGTGTTGAAAACGCAGGCCTTCAGGAAGATGTCGTGCATACAATCCAGATTCTTGCAGAATCCTATAAAGCCGGTAAAAAGTAA
- a CDS encoding FAD-binding oxidoreductase translates to MLKPEALQELIQVLGQDNVLMEKEDLMTYAYDATAAMKRVLPDVVITPANTEQVAEVVKIANKYQTPIYPRGSGTNLSGGTIPVESGIVMSMLNMNQILEVDAENLTAWVQPGVIIQDLNNAAMEHGLFYPPDPGTVTTATMGGSVSESSGGLRGLKYGVTKQYVMGMKLVRGNGDVIKWGGKTVKNVSGYDLTALFTGAEGTLGILTEILVKLSPTPEAKKSILGVFDDIDKAGSAISAIIRNKVIPATLEIMDNMTIRTVENFAHAGLPIDAQAILLCEVDGYKEAVEREATLVEKILAEEGATEVKLAKDDKERDQIWFARRNALPALAQLKPTTVLEDATVPRSKIPDMIKAIRQIATKYNLTIGTFGHAGDGNLHPTILTDARDTEEMERVEKAVAEIFDVAISLGGTLSGEHGIGMAKAKFLPLEFGEEGVNLLRDIKKALDPNFILNPGKMVRRD, encoded by the coding sequence ATGTTAAAACCAGAAGCTTTACAGGAACTGATTCAAGTCCTAGGTCAAGACAACGTCCTTATGGAAAAGGAAGACTTGATGACTTATGCATATGATGCAACAGCAGCCATGAAACGGGTGCTTCCAGACGTTGTCATTACTCCAGCCAATACCGAACAAGTCGCTGAAGTTGTGAAAATCGCGAATAAATATCAAACACCAATCTATCCACGGGGGTCAGGAACAAACTTAAGCGGGGGAACAATTCCGGTAGAGAGTGGGATTGTCATGTCCATGCTTAATATGAACCAGATTCTTGAGGTGGATGCTGAAAACTTAACAGCATGGGTACAACCCGGAGTAATTATTCAAGATCTGAACAATGCTGCTATGGAGCACGGGCTATTCTATCCTCCCGATCCGGGAACAGTAACCACAGCAACCATGGGAGGTTCTGTTTCGGAGTCCTCAGGAGGATTACGGGGTTTAAAATATGGTGTAACCAAACAGTACGTCATGGGTATGAAACTCGTTCGAGGCAATGGGGATGTCATTAAATGGGGCGGCAAGACGGTTAAAAATGTCTCTGGCTATGATTTAACCGCACTCTTTACTGGAGCGGAAGGGACGCTCGGAATTCTAACCGAGATCCTCGTGAAACTTTCCCCTACACCTGAAGCGAAAAAGAGCATTCTTGGTGTATTTGATGATATTGATAAAGCGGGAAGTGCTATTTCCGCGATTATTCGCAACAAGGTTATTCCTGCCACCTTGGAAATCATGGATAACATGACGATTCGGACGGTTGAGAACTTCGCACATGCGGGTTTACCCATTGATGCACAAGCCATTCTTCTTTGTGAAGTCGATGGCTATAAAGAAGCTGTTGAACGTGAAGCAACGCTTGTGGAGAAGATCCTTGCTGAAGAAGGCGCAACTGAGGTAAAACTCGCCAAGGATGATAAAGAACGCGACCAGATCTGGTTTGCCCGACGCAATGCACTTCCAGCGCTTGCTCAGCTCAAACCCACCACCGTTCTCGAAGATGCGACAGTTCCTCGGAGTAAGATTCCAGATATGATTAAGGCGATTCGTCAAATAGCTACGAAATATAATTTGACGATTGGAACGTTTGGTCATGCAGGGGATGGTAATCTTCACCCGACGATTCTTACGGACGCGCGTGATACTGAAGAAATGGAGCGCGTCGAAAAAGCGGTCGCCGAGATTTTTGATGTTGCAATCTCCTTGGGAGGAACCCTTTCCGGAGAGCATGGAATCGGGATGGCCAAAGCGAAATTCCTTCCGCTTGAATTTGGGGAAGAAGGCGTCAATCTTCTGAGAGATATCAAAAAAGCCTTAGATCCAAACTTTATCTTAAACCCTGGTAAAATGGTGAGGAGGGACTAA
- a CDS encoding FadR/GntR family transcriptional regulator yields MDIKPIKSKRTTEIILEQIKNLIIDGQLLPGDRFLTEGELTERFQVSRTSVREALAALSLTGILEIRQGEGIYVKSASPNSIIEPLSFIFLLEKNQLQNILEVRKALEVEAAGLAAERRDEEDWVHLKILVEQMQKDLPEAKHSEQLDLDFHIALARASKNPLLNRLMNTVQETMGQTLQVTRALWLAATAGTTQRLFEEHCDIFNAIQSQDSEKARRLTYEHLQKVELELAKYIENPQAE; encoded by the coding sequence ATGGACATTAAACCGATTAAAAGTAAACGAACAACGGAAATTATCTTAGAACAGATCAAGAATCTAATCATCGATGGCCAGTTACTCCCTGGAGATCGATTTTTAACTGAAGGCGAACTTACAGAGCGCTTTCAAGTGTCTCGGACCTCAGTTCGAGAAGCTTTAGCCGCTTTAAGCTTGACAGGAATTCTTGAAATAAGGCAAGGTGAAGGAATTTATGTAAAATCAGCCTCACCTAATTCGATAATTGAACCTTTAAGCTTTATTTTTTTGTTAGAGAAAAATCAACTGCAAAATATCCTTGAAGTACGAAAGGCCCTAGAAGTTGAAGCCGCAGGCCTTGCAGCAGAACGCCGTGACGAAGAAGATTGGGTTCATCTTAAAATTTTAGTCGAGCAAATGCAAAAGGATTTACCTGAAGCAAAACATAGTGAACAACTTGATCTGGATTTTCACATTGCCCTGGCACGAGCAAGTAAAAATCCGCTTCTTAACCGATTGATGAATACGGTTCAAGAAACGATGGGTCAAACCCTTCAAGTCACACGGGCACTGTGGTTAGCAGCAACAGCGGGAACAACCCAACGACTGTTTGAAGAGCATTGCGACATTTTTAATGCGATTCAGTCCCAGGATTCCGAAAAGGCACGCCGCTTAACGTATGAACATCTTCAAAAAGTTGAACTTGAGCTTGCAAAATATATAGAAAACCCTCAAGCAGAATAG
- a CDS encoding TetR/AcrR family transcriptional regulator — MTAKEEKRVEILNAAIKVFSEAGIEGATIEGIAKEAGIGKGTVYDYFDSKNTLFQEMIRYSGQRFRDDLVSVIEQGDTMMEKIRLISQFYAKFLKEHLDIFGSIMTGQTLSEDMRSRMLKEMSTTFKAVEDMIQVGIQTLELKADIDIEIAASCILGGVQSYAMKKLFVDGYNPDEIDHEGIAKVILTGLIE, encoded by the coding sequence TTGACAGCAAAGGAAGAAAAACGGGTCGAAATACTCAATGCCGCTATTAAGGTGTTTTCTGAAGCCGGAATTGAAGGCGCTACCATTGAAGGAATCGCCAAGGAAGCAGGGATTGGCAAAGGGACGGTTTATGATTATTTTGACAGTAAAAATACCTTATTCCAAGAGATGATTCGTTATAGTGGGCAACGTTTCCGAGACGATTTGGTTTCTGTGATCGAGCAGGGAGACACGATGATGGAAAAAATCAGGCTGATCTCCCAATTCTATGCGAAGTTTTTGAAGGAACATCTCGATATTTTTGGTTCTATCATGACAGGGCAGACCCTTTCTGAGGATATGCGGTCGCGAATGCTCAAGGAAATGTCAACGACTTTTAAAGCGGTCGAAGACATGATCCAAGTTGGGATTCAAACGTTAGAACTTAAAGCCGATATCGATATTGAGATTGCAGCCTCGTGTATCTTAGGGGGAGTCCAAAGCTATGCGATGAAGAAGTTATTTGTCGATGGATATAATCCTGACGAAATTGATCATGAGGGTATCGCAAAAGTGATTCTTACGGGATTGATTGAGTAA